From Micropterus dolomieu isolate WLL.071019.BEF.003 ecotype Adirondacks linkage group LG21, ASM2129224v1, whole genome shotgun sequence:
ATTAAAATTATCCAGTCTCCACATCTGAATCAGATTATTATGTCTGTACATTGCACATATTCATTATACTTTATGtgaacatttaaacattcacagttttataatatatatatatatatatatatatatatatatatatatatatatatataccaaagcaaattctttgtatgtgaaaatgtattggCAATAAActaaagaatataaaaaaaataaaggctgATTAAAACTTCAAAATCCAAGAAGTATTAGAGcaaaatatattgtttgttttctttattgattttaaacACAGAACACTACAATCCTAAAATCTATTTCCAATTAGAAATATCATTggaagaaaagacaaaatatatattgaacTTCAGCTGAATTCatcaaagaaaatcaaaatataTCAAACACTTAAGGCCCAAATTCATCGTCCACttcatgaattaattaaataaccCTAGTCAACCCCTCATATTCTGTTATAGATAAATTCAAATTCGTCACttaatgtttttgttcactGATTGTGTGCTTGTTGTGTCTCCTGTCAAATTGCTGATAGTCTCGAGAGCTGGAGGTCAGCGTCTTCTGGCGTGACCGGAGGGCGATGTGTGCTGTCAAGTTCCTTCGACTGGAGGAGATGATGGACAAGCCAGAACACAACGAGGAGTTAAGTCTGGAACCACAGGGGCTTCTCTATACCAAGGTACACAATGAACGGCCTACAAATTCGCAAATGTATGTGAaatttatttgatcatttctgGGGTATTAAAAGTCTTCAAAccacattgaaaataatgaaaggtaatttgtttgctttgatatatggctgggcaataaaacaataatgataattattgcaatataattttcctcaataacaatataacaaatgttcaatatgtcagcaataaatgtttgattcaatTAATTTGAATTATGAACGAATTAGCACTCAGTATTTCTGttaagacatttattttgttgaggaaatgGGACTGAataaagatttactaatcatatttgttgaaaaatgattttatcagaatcattttgaatgttctacctcagatttgtgaagcgaTCCACTATtgggcatcaagtgtttgttctgaccatgaagaaaagtttaaaaccacaattaatcTTCCGATGTCTTCatctttcactcaggagcaaaaatctgccttcaaacttgaaagaaataatgatttgacatttatcattatcgatatcaaatggtatgaaatgtttttatcgtgataacatttttggccatatcgccaaGCCCTTGACATTTACTTGACAGCTATAGttaactagttactttgcagatatTACATACAAAACGCAAAATTatctaataaaatatatagtttttgaTTAACTGCTCAGTAGTGTATAAAGTAGTTTCAAAAGGAGTTTCAAAGGATGTTTTGGAGTggagttttaaaaatgttttttaattttttaaaatctttatttcttgcacattacacattttttataaaaaaaagttgagaAACTCTTCATCAAGGCATAAACCCAAGTGTAGGTCCATAATAATAAATTCTTCTGTTCTTGATTTTGCAGCTTCGATTCATTGACACTATTGTTGAGCGGCAGCCGAAACTGAGACGTCAGCGATGTATCTTCACTAAAGAGAGAGGTACAGACGAACAACCTTTCTTTGCTTGTTGTTGATTgatttgtatatatatacaatattttattCTTCCTCAGGGAAAAATTTTCTCAGAGCAGCCCAGATGAACATGAATTTTTCCACATGGGGTCATCTGATGATGAACATCCTCCCTCGCTACAGCTCCTTCACCACATTCAGCTCGTCCCTCTCTACCACCCCCGACCTTGTGGCCAACGGCACCCTACGTCCAACTGAGAAGGAGCCTCAAACCACCACTCCACTGCCAAGGTCAGAAATATTTAGTAATAGTTAGTAATAATAAGTATCATAAGTTGACCTGACATAGTATTAGAtcaatatcaaaatcaatacatttgtagatggttttcactggacagggaGGGTATGAAAAATTGTATTCTGGATAGTAACTTGTAACTAAAACTGTCAGATAAatttagtggagtaaaaagttactcaagtaaagtacaagtacctagAATTATtacttaaattttaaatttttaagttCTGTACTTAGTATAAACCTCCGCCACAACTGTACTAATTTCCAACTTGCATTGTAGCATCCTCTGAAATagcatgtttgtttattttttggttttgatttttaCAAAGCATTACTGTTTAGCAAGTTGAACATCCCACATGTCAGAGCTTCAGACCAACACTTCCATGGGCCAGCACATACTTTAGTGAGTGTTGAAGCTGAACAGttgcctttttttgttgttgttttttctttgttcatCTGCAGCAAAGCTCCAGTGATCAGACTCAGCATCACTGAGGATCAGCGCTCTCCCACCAACACTCCCGCCATCATCAGTACAGCACACGAAACCTCATCTGTTGCACTGCAAGAAAAACTGGTAAATGACTATAGATGAACCTGCTGTTTAGGGTATTTTCTCtttacttttatccaaagtgacttcaAATGAGTGAAACAGTAGCAAAAGCCTAAATTATTTGAAGCAATATAATACTAAGACTAACAGTCTAAAGCCAcactagcggctctgtgaggctccGCTGGAATGGCTAAAAACATGTTTCCTGtaggtttcatttttctttctatAAGATGTAGCTCTAATTTTTAAAACCAAATGCTTGAAGAATGtcatgtttgatttaaaaaaacatgtgtgGATATGTGCAAGTTTATCATCTACCAGATTACATAAATGTATTGCTGTATTGCTGGAACTCCATTTATACTTCACAATAGGTCCTGTGGGTAATACATAATTTCATTTtaagaaactaaaataaatatgtaataataatgtaatataaacaTTTGATCAGGTACAAAAGAAGAGAGACCTATTGATGTTGGGATGTGATTTGTGACTGTGTATCATAGTTGTAACTAAATAGTAAAATGTTCTAAACTTTGTCTCTATTTGCAGTCATCCATAAACAACACAGAAGGAAGTGAAGATCAGCCTGTATCTGCTttaaagtacacacacacattcacacatacacatgtatacacagaCACTATCTTATATACTATAAAGTTTAAATATTCTTCtaatctttgtctttttttctctttcacaaGGATGCAGATGGAAGATTacaaatatatttcagttttggGTAGAGGACACTTTGGGAAGGTAACAGTTTTTAAGCTCATCACACTTGATCAAAACAACTTCTGTTTGTCCTCAATTGGTTGCTGGTGAATGTTTCTCTCTAGGTCCTGCTGGCAGAGTTTAAGAAGACAGGAAAACTGTACGCCATCAAAGCCTTGAAGAAAAAAGACATTGTGACTCGTGATGAAGTGGACAGGTGTGTGTGAAAGGGCTGGGAAAGCTTTAAGAATTCACTTTATCCAAATAACCAAAGAAAACCCCAGGTATACCAGGATCCACCCAAATGATAAAGCATTCTGTCTTCGGTAGCGATTAGTTCCAATACAAACTGTACAGAGTGACGTTTGTGAATTATCCAGGTGTACATTTGTTATACAGGTCAAGgaaatgtatttgtttcagAGTCACTAAATCAAAGGTGTTATTCTGCAGCCTAATGAGTGAGAAGAGGATCTTTGAGATGATCAACGCATCTAGACATCCCTTCCTGGTGAACCTCCACGGCTGCTTCCAGACCAGCGACCATGTCTGCTTTGTCATGGAGTATTTACCAGGCGGCGACCTCATGATTCACATCCACAACAATGTCTTCACTGAGGCCCAAACCAGGTCCCTATGTCCTCTTGTTGCTTAAAGACACTCCACTGTTAGCAAAcaatatgttgtgtttaatgtacaagcatttatatatttatactggTCATCACACACTTCACACTCTTATAAAAAACATCTGTGGTCTCTCGATGATAAAAANNNNNNNNNNNNNNNNNNNNNNNNNNNNNNNNNNNNNNNNNNNNNNNNNNNNNNNNNNNNNNNNNNNNNNNNNNNNNNNNNNNNNNNNNNNNNNNNNNNNATGTGGCACAGCAGGTGTGGTCATAATCAGTATTATAATCCATAGTCTAAAATCTATTGTTGTTGTGTGCAGGTTCAATTCAGCATGTGTCCTGCTGGGTTTAGAGTTCCTGCATCTCAATAAAATCATATATCGGTAAGTCACCCCAGCCAAAGTGATGTCATGTCATTGTACAGGTACTGAAGCGTCAGGTATAATTAcatgttctgtttgttttacagAGATCTGAAGCTGGACAACCTGTTAATGGATGCAGATGGATTTGTAAAAATCACAGACTTTGGACTTTGTAAAGAAGGTGAATTGATTTAGCACAGGATCTACACATCACCTAACTCTTCTACtttacccaccaaacacacCTGCTACTACTTATTTGTGGCTTATTTACACCAGATTTACAGAAAGTCTCTAGAAAATCCCAGTGAAAATAGGTGCAATCTATGTATGGACGCAATCGATCTTGTGTTGATTTCAGCCCGTTGATCTTTGGGCACCTGAGTCTGAACGAGTGGCAGCATGCATTGCTGTTTTCCAGAGTCAAAAATGGTCAAATCCTAAACATAGTGGCTTTATTTACTCCTATTTGATCAATCTTGATTTAAACCTTACGCAGAACTCTTCTTAAGTCTTTTGTCACAACACCTGTAACAGAGCTGTCACTGTTTTGGCAGGGATGGGTCATGGAGATCGGACCTCGACTTTCTGTGGCACTCCTGAGTTCCTGGCTCCTGAGGTCCTGACAGACGACAACTACACCCGAGCGGTGGACTGGTGGGGGATGGGTGTTCTCATCTACGAGATGCTTGTGGGAGAGGTTGTTTACACGTATTCAATTCTCTGTGTTCCCCCTCTCCTCAGTTCCACCAGCATTTGTAACTCCGTGTCTATATTCAAAGCTTTGAATGACATGGTGTTCACATTTGACCGCAGAGTGTAATTGTAGATTTAGCTATTAGTAAGTCCAGAGTTTTATTGCTAACTTAGCACCTGTCTTCCCTGCAACTAGTCTCCATTCCctggtgaggatgaggaggaggtgttCGACAGCATTGTCAATGATGATGTGCAGTATCCGGAGTCTCTTCCTCTGGGTGCTGTCTCCATCATCCAGAAGGTAAATGCCTCTTATGTGTTGCTCTTCCAGTCCCACTTAACTCTGAGgccatattttttttaattaaaaaaggccTAGTTTGGTATTTGTCAACCTGGAACCCTTGTTCCcacatttttgtgtctatgtgagtAATAGgggcaacattttttaaaatccagtGTTGAGCAAGCGCCAAACAGTGAAACTGGGCTGCAAAGTACAAGGACGAATACGTctactaaagtgcttgtttttgccactgccAGGCTCTTTGAAAGGGTAAGATCCTTTGTGTTTAACCAGAAACTGTTGCTATATCTCTCTTATTAAAGTCACCACACTCCATTGACAAacacagtaattttaccttgcagaacGCAGCAGTTactggtctaccgctgcctcagtcggttagtttgtttgtgttacatTGGTATTTTTGTCacaattacacaaacaaactaaccgatcaaggcagcggtagaccagagagattaaattattgttt
This genomic window contains:
- the LOC123960948 gene encoding serine/threonine-protein kinase N2-like, which produces MLSTAQQMLQDSRSKIELIRLQIIKVTQAGSSGGGGIGGDGGSNHDSSTHGGICPVAVSPLDVRLAELQHYMQRETDALVLAKDVVKQLDGISSLDQKALAEAQSRVQESSQKLDLLRLSLEKCLKEKNQEPLQQPAGGVDPSEGPPSSQNSRPGCSLSSSLSIFSIRPASLTGKLEVRLLGCGDLLEPLTNPEQENCPTEESSPAAHGTDGSSMEISVVLRLDTRVVGQTRWAAVSRLSWDQTFCIQLERSRELEVSVFWRDRRAMCAVKFLRLEEMMDKPEHNEELSLEPQGLLYTKLRFIDTIVERQPKLRRQRCIFTKERGKNFLRAAQMNMNFSTWGHLMMNILPRYSSFTTFSSSLSTTPDLVANGTLRPTEKEPQTTTPLPSKAPVIRLSITEDQRSPTNTPAIISTAHETSSVALQEKLSSINNTEGSEDQPVSALKMQMEDYKYISVLGRGHFGKVLLAEFKKTGKLYAIKALKKKDIVTRDEVDSLMSEKRIFEMINASRHPFLVNLHGCFQTSDHVCFVMEYLPGGDLMIHIHNNVFTEAQTRFNSACVLLGLEFLHLNKIIYRDLKLDNLLMDADGFVKITDFGLCKEGMGHGDRTSTFCGTPEFLAPEVLTDDNYTRAVDWWGMGVLIYEMLVGESPFPGEDEEEVFDSIVNDDVQYPESLPLGAVSIIQKLLKKNPLKRLGGGERDAHEVKGEKFFETIDWEALLAKKVKPPFLPAIKESMDVSNFDSEFTRLQPILSPPSKPFSLSAEQQEAFADFDFCALHG